The following are encoded in a window of Arthrobacter antioxidans genomic DNA:
- the speB gene encoding agmatinase, which translates to MEELRVTGGGHLGPIDSSRIPRYAGAATFARLPRLDQVDRADIAVVGVPFDSGVSYRPGARFGGNHIREASRLLRPYNPALDVSPFERVQVADAGDMAVNPFNINEAIETVQQNALDLTRDGARLVTLGGDHTIALPLLRAAAERAGSPVAMLHFDAHLDTWDTYFGAEYTHGTPFRRAVEEGILDTEAISHVGTRGPLYGVRDLEDDRRFGFGIVTSSDVYRQGVDEVVDKLRQRIGNRPLYVSVDIDVLDPAHAPGTGTPEAGGITSRELLEILRGLRGLNLVGADVVEVAPAYDHAELTGVAASHVAYDLVTLMADTLTPATAPMTEDQ; encoded by the coding sequence GTGGAAGAACTGCGTGTCACGGGAGGCGGCCACCTCGGCCCCATCGACTCCTCCCGCATCCCCCGCTACGCAGGAGCAGCCACCTTCGCGCGCCTGCCGCGCCTGGACCAGGTGGACCGCGCGGACATCGCCGTCGTCGGCGTCCCCTTCGACTCCGGCGTGTCCTACCGCCCGGGCGCCCGGTTCGGCGGCAACCACATCCGCGAGGCCTCGCGCCTGCTGCGGCCCTACAACCCCGCGCTCGACGTCTCGCCGTTCGAGCGCGTGCAGGTGGCCGACGCCGGGGACATGGCCGTCAACCCGTTCAACATCAACGAGGCCATCGAGACGGTGCAGCAGAACGCGCTGGACCTGACCCGTGACGGCGCGCGCCTCGTGACGCTCGGCGGCGACCACACGATCGCGCTGCCCCTCCTGCGGGCAGCGGCCGAGCGCGCGGGATCGCCCGTGGCGATGCTGCACTTCGACGCCCACCTCGACACGTGGGACACCTACTTCGGCGCCGAGTACACGCACGGCACCCCGTTCCGGCGCGCCGTCGAGGAGGGCATCCTCGACACCGAGGCCATCTCCCACGTCGGGACGCGCGGGCCCCTCTACGGTGTCCGGGACCTGGAGGACGACCGCCGCTTCGGCTTCGGCATCGTGACCTCCTCCGACGTCTACCGGCAGGGCGTGGACGAGGTGGTGGACAAGCTGCGGCAGCGCATCGGCAACCGCCCGCTCTACGTCTCGGTGGACATCGACGTCCTCGACCCGGCCCACGCCCCCGGCACAGGGACCCCCGAGGCCGGCGGTATCACGAGCCGCGAACTCCTCGAGATCCTCCGCGGCCTGCGCGGGCTGAACCTGGTCGGCGCCGACGTGGTCGAGGTGGCGCCCGCCTACGACCACGCCGAGCTCACGGGGGTCGCGGCGTCCCACGTCGCCTACGACCTCGTGACCCTCATGGCCGACACCCTCACCCCCGCCACAGCTCCGATGACCGAGGACCAGTAG
- a CDS encoding thiamine pyrophosphate-binding protein yields the protein MDITAGAASAPPAPVTGQRNGGDLVIETLSALGATTVFGIPGQHALGLFDALSRSDLRFVSSRVENNSAFAADGFSRATGDVGVLFLSTGPGALTSLAGLQEAYATGVPMVVVASQIPLEGLGARRKGMLHQLDDQKASAANVTKSQRLIQHASGIPSAIQDAWTEAVSSPQGPVWVEVPQNVLLDPVMVPQVEDALAEPFDNPPRIELVREAVAWLKDSKRPAIVAGGGARRGRAEKWLLSIAEKLGAPVVCSPGGNGAFPWDHELSLQAWVEDRYVTEVLEDADVLLVIGSSLGEVTSNYFTMEPRGRIIQIDAEPRVLESNRPALGIRADAGQALAALDEALEPLDRHRLPGYDAAALVAGTLGRVRARLDAQDLGKERAFMQDIRDAVPAGMQTFWDMTISAYWAWSCWDAREGQFHSAQGAGGLGFGFPGAIGGSVGLESHGLPARVLAVSGDGSAMYSIAELATARQHDTPVTWLIVDDGGYGILREYMEGAFGQATATELARPDFVALAESFGVPARRVAPEDIGEALRESLAGDGPNVVVVETLMRLFAPTHLDQ from the coding sequence ATGGACATCACCGCCGGCGCAGCGTCCGCGCCCCCCGCACCCGTCACCGGCCAGCGCAACGGCGGCGACCTCGTGATCGAGACGCTCTCCGCCCTGGGCGCGACGACGGTGTTCGGCATCCCCGGCCAGCACGCGCTCGGCCTGTTCGACGCGCTCTCCCGCTCCGACCTCCGCTTCGTCTCCTCCCGCGTGGAGAACAACTCGGCCTTCGCGGCCGACGGCTTCTCGCGGGCGACCGGCGACGTCGGCGTGCTGTTCCTGTCCACCGGCCCCGGGGCGTTGACGTCCCTCGCCGGGCTGCAGGAGGCATACGCCACCGGCGTGCCCATGGTGGTCGTCGCGAGCCAGATCCCGCTCGAGGGCCTGGGCGCGCGGCGCAAGGGCATGCTGCACCAGCTGGACGACCAGAAGGCCTCGGCGGCGAACGTCACGAAGAGCCAGCGGCTCATCCAGCACGCCTCCGGCATCCCCTCCGCCATCCAGGACGCCTGGACCGAGGCCGTGTCCTCGCCGCAGGGACCCGTGTGGGTCGAGGTGCCGCAGAACGTGCTCCTGGACCCCGTGATGGTCCCGCAGGTGGAGGACGCGCTCGCGGAGCCCTTCGACAACCCGCCGCGGATCGAACTGGTGCGCGAGGCCGTCGCCTGGCTGAAGGACTCGAAGCGGCCCGCGATCGTCGCCGGCGGCGGTGCGCGGCGTGGCAGGGCGGAGAAGTGGCTGCTCTCGATCGCCGAGAAGCTCGGTGCGCCGGTGGTCTGCTCGCCGGGCGGCAACGGCGCCTTCCCCTGGGACCACGAGCTCTCCCTCCAGGCCTGGGTGGAGGACCGCTACGTGACGGAGGTCCTGGAGGACGCCGACGTGCTCCTGGTGATCGGCTCGTCCCTCGGCGAGGTGACGTCCAACTACTTCACCATGGAGCCGCGGGGGCGCATCATCCAGATCGACGCAGAACCCCGCGTCCTCGAGTCCAACCGGCCGGCGCTCGGCATCCGCGCCGACGCCGGACAGGCGCTCGCCGCGCTCGACGAGGCGCTCGAGCCGCTGGACCGCCACCGCCTGCCCGGATACGACGCCGCGGCGCTCGTCGCCGGGACCCTCGGGCGGGTCCGCGCGCGGCTGGACGCTCAGGACCTCGGCAAGGAACGCGCGTTCATGCAGGACATCCGCGACGCCGTCCCGGCCGGCATGCAGACCTTCTGGGACATGACCATCTCGGCGTACTGGGCCTGGAGCTGCTGGGACGCCCGCGAGGGACAGTTCCATTCGGCCCAGGGGGCCGGCGGCCTCGGCTTCGGCTTCCCCGGCGCGATCGGCGGATCCGTCGGACTGGAATCCCACGGCCTGCCCGCGCGGGTCCTCGCCGTCTCCGGCGACGGCTCCGCGATGTACTCCATCGCCGAGCTCGCCACCGCGCGGCAGCACGACACCCCCGTCACCTGGCTGATCGTGGACGACGGCGGCTACGGGATCCTCCGCGAGTACATGGAGGGCGCCTTCGGTCAGGCCACGGCGACCGAGCTCGCCCGGCCGGACTTCGTGGCGCTCGCGGAATCGTTCGGCGTGCCGGCACGCAGGGTCGCGCCGGAGGACATCGGCGAGGCGCTCCGGGAGAGCCTCGCAGGGGACGGCCCCAACGTCGTCGTCGTCGAGACCCTCATGCGGCTGTTCGCCCCCACCCATCTTGATCAGTAG
- a CDS encoding DUF2945 domain-containing protein — translation MAFSKGDKVTWNTPQGTTEGKVVQKHEKEFSFDDQTFNASKDEPYYTVESAKSGKQAAHKESALSKK, via the coding sequence ATGGCATTCAGCAAGGGCGACAAGGTCACCTGGAACACACCGCAGGGCACGACCGAGGGGAAGGTCGTCCAGAAGCACGAGAAGGAATTCAGCTTCGACGACCAGACGTTCAACGCCTCCAAGGACGAGCCCTACTACACCGTGGAGAGCGCGAAGTCGGGCAAGCAGGCCGCGCACAAGGAAAGCGCGCTGTCGAAGAAGTAG
- a CDS encoding DUF3140 domain-containing protein, whose product MTENQHDLDEVWTQWKDAVNMSPSQLETWLDTEESRSVGQKEPDGGESVGHRSGRHIIGILRTRKDDLTGEDVEHMRKVVGYVHRHLAQKPSKEDIETSKWRYSLMNWGHDPLT is encoded by the coding sequence ATGACGGAGAACCAGCACGATCTCGACGAGGTATGGACGCAGTGGAAGGACGCGGTGAACATGAGCCCGTCCCAATTGGAGACCTGGCTCGACACCGAGGAGTCGCGGTCGGTGGGCCAGAAGGAGCCGGACGGCGGCGAATCCGTGGGACACCGGTCCGGCAGGCACATCATCGGCATCCTGCGCACGCGGAAGGACGATCTCACGGGCGAGGACGTGGAGCACATGCGCAAGGTCGTGGGCTACGTCCACCGCCATCTCGCGCAGAAACCCTCGAAGGAGGACATCGAGACCTCGAAGTGGCGGTACTCCCTGATGAACTGGGGCCACGATCCGCTGACGTAG
- a CDS encoding FAD-dependent oxidoreductase gives MHDVIVVGGGPVGLYTALLLRQAGLDAVVLERRSERSGHSRAIGIHPPALRALDAGGIADDLRARGVRIRDGIARSAGRDVGTISFAALPGEETYVLAVPQAVTEEILERHLEDGFPGTLRRGVAVVTTHDAGDHVLAVTREQGEDAILEARLVVAADGARSSIRDDAGIRAPSRRYPDCYVMGDFRDATGDGDDAVLYLESGGIVESFPLPGGIRRWVVRVGCPVDRPTAAGLTQLIRERTGVGVDPATNSMLSAFEVRSRLADRLVAGRTVLVGDAAHEVSPIGGQGMNLGWLDAVDLVPIIAASLRDGQDVAVRLARYERDRRTQAALARRKAAINMALGRPLPGPILRPRNALLGALIRNGTVHAGVARAFTMQ, from the coding sequence ATGCATGACGTGATCGTGGTCGGCGGCGGGCCCGTCGGCCTCTACACCGCCCTGCTGCTGCGCCAGGCAGGGCTCGACGCCGTCGTCCTCGAACGCCGCTCCGAGCGCAGCGGCCATTCGCGGGCCATCGGCATCCACCCGCCGGCACTGCGTGCCCTCGACGCCGGCGGCATCGCCGACGACCTGCGCGCACGCGGGGTGCGGATCCGGGACGGGATCGCCAGGAGTGCGGGCCGGGACGTGGGCACCATCTCCTTCGCGGCGCTCCCGGGCGAGGAGACGTACGTCCTCGCCGTGCCGCAGGCCGTCACCGAAGAGATCCTGGAACGCCACCTCGAGGACGGGTTCCCGGGCACGCTGCGCCGCGGCGTCGCCGTCGTCACCACGCACGACGCCGGGGACCACGTCCTGGCCGTCACCCGGGAGCAGGGCGAGGACGCCATCCTCGAGGCGAGGCTGGTCGTCGCGGCGGACGGCGCCCGGAGTTCCATCCGCGACGACGCCGGGATCCGCGCGCCCTCGCGTCGCTACCCGGACTGCTACGTCATGGGCGATTTCCGCGACGCCACGGGCGACGGCGACGACGCCGTCCTGTACCTGGAGAGCGGCGGGATCGTCGAGTCCTTCCCCCTGCCCGGGGGCATCCGACGCTGGGTAGTGCGGGTCGGCTGCCCCGTGGACCGCCCGACGGCCGCGGGCCTCACCCAGCTCATCCGCGAGCGGACGGGGGTCGGCGTCGACCCCGCGACCAACTCGATGCTGAGCGCGTTCGAGGTGCGGTCGCGGCTCGCCGACCGTCTGGTCGCCGGGCGCACCGTGCTCGTGGGGGACGCCGCCCACGAGGTGTCCCCCATCGGCGGGCAGGGCATGAACCTGGGCTGGCTCGACGCCGTCGACCTGGTGCCGATCATCGCCGCGTCGCTGCGGGACGGGCAGGATGTCGCCGTGCGGCTCGCGCGCTACGAGAGGGACCGCCGGACGCAGGCGGCCCTGGCCCGCCGCAAGGCCGCCATCAACATGGCGCTCGGGCGCCCCCTGCCGGGCCCGATCCTGCGCCCGCGCAACGCGCTCCTCGGGGCACTGATCAGGAACGGCACCGTCCACGCCGGCGTGGCCCGCGCGTTCACCATGCAGTAG
- a CDS encoding class I SAM-dependent methyltransferase yields the protein MRPRGFLAERDPDAVEEMDRPDCDPGRLDRTYAQFGLVNAVVSGWRRTYTSLLRPVFSRDRTNTLLDIGAGGGDVPRALARWARLDGFPLEVTAIDPDERAHAFATSRPPLAGLSFRRALSSELVAEGAMFDAVVSNHVLHHLDRPAFDGLLDDTERLTRTVAVHSDIARHPLGYALFSAGTLPLPGSFIRQDGLTSIRRSYTPGELRAATGGRGQWTVRTAVPFINLLVLERGAPAGDDDA from the coding sequence ATGAGGCCTCGAGGGTTCCTCGCCGAACGCGATCCGGACGCAGTCGAGGAGATGGACCGGCCCGACTGCGACCCCGGCCGGCTCGACCGCACGTACGCCCAGTTCGGACTGGTCAACGCCGTCGTCTCCGGATGGCGCCGGACGTACACCTCACTGCTCCGCCCGGTGTTCTCCCGGGACCGCACCAATACGCTGCTGGACATCGGCGCCGGCGGCGGGGACGTCCCGCGCGCCCTCGCCCGCTGGGCCCGGCTCGACGGCTTCCCGCTCGAGGTGACGGCGATCGACCCCGACGAGCGGGCGCACGCCTTCGCCACCTCGCGGCCGCCCCTGGCCGGCCTGTCCTTCCGGCGGGCGCTGAGCTCCGAGCTCGTGGCCGAGGGGGCGATGTTCGACGCCGTGGTCTCCAACCACGTGCTCCACCACCTCGACCGCCCCGCGTTCGACGGACTGCTCGACGACACCGAACGCCTGACGCGCACGGTCGCGGTGCACAGCGACATCGCGCGGCACCCGCTCGGCTACGCACTGTTCTCGGCGGGCACCCTCCCGCTGCCCGGCTCCTTCATCCGGCAGGACGGACTGACCTCCATCCGCCGCAGCTACACACCGGGTGAGCTGCGCGCGGCGACCGGCGGACGCGGGCAGTGGACGGTCCGCACGGCCGTGCCGTTCATCAACCTCCTCGTCCTCGAGCGCGGCGCCCCGGCGGGAGACGACGATGCATGA
- a CDS encoding type III polyketide synthase: MRSVKPGYCCSSVEGSTAGPRGSSWSRVPDGSLDMMLLVTVGGWILSLLSLCLRRQSSSNGHMTAILRSLETAVPDTIMVQPQVRDVFAAQPGLTRLGRRLVGAAFDSSGIDTRYTAVKELTLDAAAEDPVFFDQKELRILTPSTKTRNEVYAEEGTKLFVEAARKALDAAQGIGAADVTHVVTVSCTGFFAPGPDYKVVRALDLRPSVQRYHLGFMGCYAAFPALRAAKAFCDADPDAVVLVIAAELCSLHVRSSNNPDTIVGSSLFADGAAAAIVSARDLPLTGPALTLDHFETVLTPVGEESMAWNIGDEGFEMVLGTYVPHIIDEHIIGALEPLLARDASLQGLDYSEIEHWAIHPGGRSILDKVEAKLGLTQDQLVPARETLRDYGNMSSATVMFVLKNILDQPGSDGNNRICSMAFGPGLTVETALLTRIGAGPAAGAAPATTADAAPAGGRDDVVPADLAPILTDAGA, from the coding sequence ATGCGCTCGGTGAAGCCGGGGTACTGCTGCAGTTCGGTCGAGGGATCGACGGCGGGGCCGCGGGGGTCGTCCTGGTCGAGGGTGCCTGACGGTTCGTTGGACATGATGCTCCTGGTGACGGTGGGAGGGTGGATACTAAGCCTACTGTCATTGTGTTTGCGGCGTCAGTCCTCTAGTAATGGACATATGACTGCGATCCTGAGGTCCCTCGAAACCGCCGTACCCGACACGATCATGGTGCAACCCCAGGTCCGCGATGTCTTTGCCGCACAGCCGGGCCTCACACGGCTCGGTCGGCGCCTGGTCGGGGCGGCCTTCGATTCCTCGGGCATCGACACGCGCTACACCGCCGTCAAGGAGCTCACCCTCGACGCCGCCGCCGAGGATCCCGTGTTCTTCGACCAGAAGGAGCTGCGGATCCTGACGCCGAGCACCAAGACCCGCAACGAGGTCTACGCCGAGGAGGGGACGAAACTCTTCGTCGAGGCGGCCCGCAAGGCGCTGGACGCCGCGCAGGGCATCGGGGCGGCGGACGTCACGCACGTCGTCACGGTGTCCTGCACCGGCTTCTTCGCCCCGGGCCCCGACTACAAGGTGGTACGCGCGCTGGACCTCAGGCCCTCCGTGCAGCGCTACCACCTCGGCTTCATGGGCTGCTACGCGGCCTTCCCGGCGCTGCGCGCCGCCAAGGCCTTCTGCGACGCCGACCCCGACGCCGTCGTCCTCGTGATCGCCGCCGAGCTGTGCTCCCTCCACGTCCGGTCCTCCAACAACCCGGACACCATCGTCGGCTCGTCGCTGTTCGCGGACGGTGCCGCGGCGGCGATCGTCTCCGCCCGGGACCTCCCCCTCACCGGGCCGGCACTGACGCTCGACCACTTCGAGACCGTCCTGACCCCGGTCGGCGAGGAGTCCATGGCCTGGAACATCGGCGACGAGGGGTTCGAGATGGTCCTCGGCACGTACGTCCCCCACATCATCGACGAGCACATCATCGGGGCCCTCGAACCCCTGCTCGCCCGTGACGCGTCGCTGCAGGGCCTGGACTACTCGGAGATCGAGCACTGGGCCATCCACCCGGGGGGACGCAGCATCCTGGACAAGGTCGAGGCCAAGCTCGGCCTGACCCAGGACCAGCTCGTCCCCGCCCGCGAGACGCTGCGCGACTACGGCAACATGAGCAGCGCGACGGTGATGTTCGTCCTGAAGAACATCCTCGACCAGCCGGGCTCCGACGGGAACAACCGGATCTGCTCCATGGCCTTCGGTCCGGGGCTCACGGTGGAGACGGCCCTGCTCACGAGGATCGGTGCCGGACCGGCTGCCGGGGCCGCGCCGGCGACCACGGCGGACGCCGCGCCCGCGGGTGGCCGGGACGACGTCGTGCCCGCCGATCTGGCGCCCATCCTCACCGACGCGGGCGCATGA
- a CDS encoding SDR family oxidoreductase: MSNEPSGTLDQDDPRGPAVDPSTELQQYPGFTERMDPRPDHGEDSYTGHGRLSGRRAFITGGDSGIGRAVALAFAREGADVAIGYLPEEEEDGASCLELIRAEGRTALAVPGDLRDQAYAASAVSRVMDGLGGLDILVNNAGYHIAQPNGLPDVDADQLRRTFETNVYGTIWLTQAALPHLTAGASIINTTSVQGYHPSRNLMDYAATKAALNNLTFSLAELLGERGIRVNAVAPGPVWTPLQPATTTSEKLESFGEGTPLGRMGQPAELAGAYVFLASNDARYVSGEILGVTGGTPLA; encoded by the coding sequence ATGTCCAACGAACCGTCAGGCACCCTCGACCAGGACGACCCCCGCGGCCCCGCCGTCGATCCCTCGACCGAACTGCAGCAGTACCCCGGCTTCACCGAGCGCATGGACCCCCGCCCCGACCACGGTGAGGACAGCTACACCGGGCACGGGCGCCTCAGCGGCCGGCGCGCCTTCATCACCGGCGGCGACTCCGGCATCGGCCGGGCCGTGGCGCTGGCCTTCGCGCGGGAGGGTGCCGACGTCGCCATCGGGTACCTCCCCGAGGAGGAGGAGGACGGCGCCAGCTGCCTCGAACTCATCCGCGCCGAGGGCCGGACGGCCCTGGCCGTGCCGGGCGACCTCCGCGACCAGGCCTATGCCGCGTCGGCCGTGTCCCGGGTGATGGACGGCCTCGGCGGCCTGGACATCCTCGTGAACAATGCGGGCTACCACATCGCGCAGCCGAACGGCCTGCCCGACGTCGACGCCGACCAGCTCCGGCGCACCTTCGAGACCAACGTGTACGGGACGATCTGGCTCACGCAGGCGGCCCTGCCCCACCTGACGGCCGGAGCCTCGATCATCAACACCACGTCCGTGCAGGGGTACCACCCGTCCCGGAACCTCATGGACTACGCTGCGACCAAGGCCGCGCTCAACAACCTGACGTTCAGCCTGGCCGAGCTGCTGGGGGAGCGCGGGATCCGCGTCAACGCCGTGGCGCCCGGGCCTGTCTGGACGCCCCTGCAGCCCGCGACGACCACCAGCGAGAAGCTTGAATCCTTCGGCGAGGGTACACCGCTGGGCAGGATGGGACAGCCGGCGGAACTGGCCGGCGCGTACGTCTTCCTCGCCTCGAACGATGCACGCTACGTCTCCGGGGAGATCCTCGGCGTCACCGGAGGCACGCCTCTCGCCTGA